From one Streptomyces sp. R41 genomic stretch:
- a CDS encoding Clp protease N-terminal domain-containing protein has product MTSNPLGNASVRLDDLIEAIKKVHTDALDQLQDAVIAADHLGDVADHLIGHFVDQARRSGASWTDIGKSMGVTRQAAQKRFVPKAESDLDPNQGFGRYTPRARKVVMVAHSEAKAAGNAEGLPEHLVLGLLAEPEGIGAKAITAQGVSLDTVREAAKAALPPAVDEVPELVPYGPAAKKALELTFREALRLGHNYVGTEHILLALLEYENGEGVLSGAGVDKATTEGHVARMLEEVVTGRGGASTG; this is encoded by the coding sequence ATGACTTCGAACCCGCTCGGCAATGCATCCGTACGTCTCGACGACCTCATCGAGGCCATCAAGAAGGTTCACACCGACGCGCTGGACCAGCTCCAGGACGCGGTGATCGCCGCGGATCACCTGGGTGACGTGGCCGACCATCTGATCGGGCACTTCGTGGACCAGGCCCGGCGTTCGGGCGCGTCCTGGACGGACATCGGCAAGAGCATGGGGGTCACCCGGCAGGCCGCCCAGAAGCGGTTCGTCCCGAAGGCTGAGTCGGATCTCGATCCGAACCAGGGCTTCGGGCGCTACACCCCGCGTGCCCGGAAGGTGGTCATGGTCGCGCACAGTGAGGCCAAGGCCGCGGGCAATGCGGAGGGGCTGCCCGAGCACCTCGTCCTCGGTCTCCTCGCCGAGCCCGAGGGGATCGGCGCCAAGGCGATCACGGCGCAGGGCGTGTCCCTGGACACGGTGCGCGAGGCGGCGAAGGCAGCGCTCCCGCCGGCCGTCGACGAGGTCCCCGAACTGGTCCCGTACGGGCCCGCCGCCAAGAAGGCCCTCGAACTCACCTTCCGCGAGGCCCTCCGCCTCGGCCACAACTACGTCGGCACCGAGCACATCCTGCTGGCCCTCCTGGAGTACGAGAACGGCGAGGGCGTCCTCAGCGGTGCGGGCGTCGACAAGGCGACGACCGAAGGGCACGTCGCGCGCATGCTCGAGGAGGTCGTCACGGGGCGCGGGGGGGCGAGCACGGGCTGA
- a CDS encoding ABC transporter ATP-binding protein, whose protein sequence is MTETAVRIRSLRRDYGAVAALDGVDLDFAAGTFTAVMGPSGSGKSTLLQCAAGLDRPTSGTVAVDGVELRGLSERRLTLLRRERIGFVFQSFNLLPSLTAAQNVALPLRLAGRRPSRGAVREALDRVGLGDRAGHRPAQLSGGQQQRVALARALITRPAVLFGDEPTGALDTGTGREVLSLLRELVDREGQTTVMVTHDPVAASYADRVVFLVDGRVSGELAEPSATGVAGRMAELERLAGLERLAGLERLEGAPC, encoded by the coding sequence ATGACCGAAACAGCCGTACGTATTCGATCTCTGCGCCGTGACTATGGTGCCGTCGCCGCCCTGGACGGGGTCGATCTGGACTTCGCCGCCGGAACCTTCACCGCCGTGATGGGGCCGTCCGGGTCGGGGAAGTCGACCCTGCTGCAGTGCGCGGCCGGGCTCGACCGGCCGACTTCCGGCACGGTGGCCGTCGACGGGGTCGAGCTGCGCGGGCTGAGCGAGCGTCGGCTGACGCTGCTCAGGCGGGAGCGGATCGGATTCGTGTTCCAGTCCTTCAACCTGTTGCCGTCGCTGACCGCCGCGCAGAACGTCGCCCTGCCGCTGCGGCTGGCCGGGCGGCGGCCCTCCCGCGGGGCCGTGCGCGAGGCGCTGGACCGGGTGGGGCTCGGCGACCGCGCCGGGCACCGGCCGGCGCAGCTGTCCGGCGGGCAGCAACAGCGGGTCGCTCTCGCGCGGGCGCTGATCACCCGTCCCGCGGTCCTCTTCGGCGACGAGCCGACGGGGGCGCTCGACACCGGGACGGGTCGTGAAGTGCTCTCGCTGCTGCGGGAGTTGGTGGACCGGGAGGGGCAGACGACCGTCATGGTCACGCACGACCCGGTGGCGGCCTCGTACGCGGACCGGGTGGTGTTCCTGGTCGACGGGCGGGTGAGCGGGGAGCTGGCGGAGCCTTCGGCGACGGGCGTCGCGGGGCGGATGGCGGAGCTGGAGCGACTGGCAGGGCTGGAGCGGCTCGCGGGGCTGGAGCGACTGGAGGGTGCGCCGTGCTGA
- a CDS encoding DUF2786 domain-containing protein, whose protein sequence is MSSSNPSPGTVERAFETALYADSDTALDTGASLLAADPASDAELARRGEEFVSAAWRRGWQPADVVRIVRRELEDVHVQLVSALILSENRKPQGPRWAAQLEDLAAEPRAPRTDRFSYATAVLELYRLLLRLPAIEPLDVPGKGQAAPQDTRMLTRIRALLAKAEATGFPEEAEALSAKAQELMARHSIDEALLAARTHAKDAPGACRIGVEPPYETAKAVLLDAVAGANRCRAVWNEALGFSTVVGFEPDLEAVELLYTSLLVQATAAMTKAEAAQRAGGRKRTKTFRQSFLAAYAHRIGDRLASVTEGQEAATEGELLPVLAARDVAVADHMDRMFPETVTTRLRGVSDAAGWHEGAAAADRAQVKGRPPLR, encoded by the coding sequence ATGAGCAGCAGTAACCCCAGCCCCGGCACGGTCGAGCGCGCCTTCGAGACCGCTCTCTACGCCGACTCCGACACGGCCCTCGACACGGGCGCCTCGCTGCTCGCCGCCGACCCGGCATCCGACGCCGAACTCGCCCGCCGAGGCGAGGAGTTCGTCTCCGCGGCCTGGCGGCGCGGCTGGCAGCCCGCCGACGTCGTACGGATCGTGCGACGCGAGCTGGAGGATGTCCACGTACAGCTGGTGTCCGCGCTGATCCTCAGCGAGAACCGCAAGCCACAGGGCCCGCGCTGGGCCGCACAGCTCGAAGACCTGGCGGCCGAGCCCCGGGCTCCCCGCACCGACCGCTTCTCGTACGCGACCGCCGTACTGGAGCTGTACCGACTGCTGCTCCGCCTCCCCGCCATCGAGCCGCTGGACGTACCCGGGAAGGGCCAGGCCGCCCCCCAGGACACCCGCATGCTCACCCGCATCCGCGCCCTGCTCGCCAAGGCCGAGGCGACCGGGTTCCCGGAGGAGGCGGAGGCGCTGAGCGCCAAGGCGCAGGAGCTGATGGCGCGGCACAGCATCGACGAGGCGCTGCTCGCGGCGCGCACGCACGCGAAGGACGCGCCCGGCGCCTGCCGCATCGGCGTCGAGCCGCCGTACGAGACGGCCAAGGCGGTGCTCCTGGACGCGGTGGCAGGGGCGAACCGCTGCCGGGCGGTATGGAACGAGGCCCTCGGCTTCTCGACCGTCGTCGGCTTCGAACCCGACCTGGAGGCGGTCGAGCTCCTCTACACCTCACTCCTCGTGCAGGCCACGGCGGCGATGACGAAGGCGGAGGCCGCGCAGCGGGCGGGCGGCCGGAAGCGTACGAAGACCTTCCGGCAGTCCTTCCTCGCCGCGTACGCGCACCGGATCGGCGACCGCCTCGCGTCCGTGACCGAAGGGCAGGAGGCGGCCACGGAGGGGGAGTTGCTGCCGGTGCTGGCGGCCCGCGACGTGGCGGTCGCGGACCACATGGACCGGATGTTCCCCGAGACGGTGACCACCCGGCTGCGTGGGGTCAGCGACGCGGCCGGGTGGCACGAAGGGGCCGCGGCGGCGGACCGGGCGCAGGTCAAGGGGCGGCCGCCACTGCGGTGA
- a CDS encoding DUF4232 domain-containing protein produces the protein MRALPIAVTVLAAALALTSCDDSGGSKTDEAGKTDKSASTDCRVDHVGIEVGPANAAPAAGDTGNVPVTLTNRDSTCTLKGFPGLEVHAGGDSTDIAPEKSANPVKLTLAKNDTATFTITYVRGEKGDAKTFDAQTLKISLPGATATQDFKWSYGPVAGKNEAADLNASVSPFQHAGD, from the coding sequence ATGCGTGCCCTGCCCATCGCCGTCACCGTCCTCGCGGCCGCCCTCGCCCTGACCTCCTGCGACGACAGCGGCGGCAGCAAGACCGACGAGGCCGGCAAGACCGACAAGAGCGCCTCCACCGACTGCCGGGTCGACCACGTGGGCATCGAGGTGGGACCCGCCAACGCCGCCCCGGCCGCCGGGGACACCGGCAACGTCCCGGTCACCCTCACCAACCGCGACTCCACGTGCACACTGAAGGGCTTCCCCGGCCTCGAGGTCCATGCCGGTGGCGACTCCACGGACATCGCCCCGGAGAAGTCCGCGAACCCGGTGAAGCTGACCCTCGCGAAGAACGACACCGCGACCTTCACCATCACCTACGTCCGGGGCGAGAAGGGCGACGCGAAGACCTTCGACGCCCAGACCTTGAAGATCAGCCTGCCCGGTGCCACCGCCACGCAGGACTTCAAGTGGTCGTACGGGCCCGTCGCGGGCAAGAACGAGGCGGCCGACCTGAATGCCTCCGTGAGCCCGTTCCAGCACGCGGGCGACTGA